A single region of the Arthrobacter sp. zg-Y20 genome encodes:
- the rplF gene encoding 50S ribosomal protein L6, translating to MSRIGRLPIPVPAGVDIAINGNVVSVKGAKGELSHTVPSPITASLEDGIITVVRPNDERESRSLHGLTRTLISNMITGVTEGYKKDLEIVGTGYRVVAKGADLEFALGYSHPVPVTAPEGITLTVVGPTKVTVSGIDKQQVGEVSANIRKLRKPDPYKGKGIRYAGEIVRRKVGKAGK from the coding sequence ATGTCACGTATTGGACGTCTGCCCATCCCGGTTCCTGCCGGAGTAGATATCGCCATCAACGGCAACGTTGTGTCCGTCAAGGGCGCCAAGGGCGAGCTCAGCCACACTGTGCCCAGCCCGATCACGGCTTCCCTGGAAGACGGCATCATCACCGTTGTCCGACCGAACGACGAGCGTGAATCCCGCTCCCTCCACGGCCTGACCCGCACGCTGATCAGCAACATGATCACCGGCGTGACCGAGGGCTACAAGAAGGACCTGGAAATCGTTGGTACCGGTTACCGCGTTGTAGCAAAGGGTGCGGACCTCGAGTTCGCCCTGGGCTACAGCCACCCGGTTCCCGTCACGGCCCCGGAAGGCATCACGCTTACCGTGGTAGGCCCCACGAAGGTCACCGTGTCCGGTATCGACAAGCAGCAGGTGGGCGAGGTTTCCGCCAACATCCGCAAGCTGCGTAAGCCCGACCCCTACAAGGGCAAGGGTATTCGTTACGCCGGCGAGATTGTCCGCCGCAAGGTCGGAAAGGCTGGTAAGTAA
- the rpsH gene encoding 30S ribosomal protein S8, with the protein MTMTDPVADMLTRLRNANSAYHDSVSMPYSKLKARVADILKAEGYIAGWKEEEAEVGKKLTLDLKFGPNRERSIAGVRRISKPGLRVYAKSTNLPHVLGGLGIAILSTSSGLLTDRQAAKKGVGGEVLAYVW; encoded by the coding sequence ATGACAATGACAGATCCTGTCGCAGATATGCTCACGCGTCTGCGCAATGCAAACTCGGCATACCACGATTCCGTGTCCATGCCCTACAGCAAGCTCAAGGCGCGCGTTGCTGACATCCTGAAGGCCGAGGGCTACATTGCCGGCTGGAAGGAAGAAGAAGCCGAGGTCGGCAAGAAGCTGACCCTGGACCTCAAGTTCGGTCCGAACCGCGAGCGTTCCATCGCCGGTGTACGCCGCATCTCCAAGCCCGGTCTGCGCGTTTACGCGAAGTCCACCAACCTGCCGCACGTGCTGGGTGGCCTGGGTATCGCAATCCTGTCGACGTCGTCAGGTCTCCTGACCGACCGCCAGGCCGCCAAGAAGGGCGTAGGTGGGGAAGTCCTCGCCTACGTCTGGTAG
- the rplE gene encoding 50S ribosomal protein L5, which translates to MTETVTKIVPRLKTRYAAEIKQTLQDEFNYSNVNQVPRLVKVVVNMGVGDAAKDSKLIDGAVRDLTQITGQKPQVTKARKSIAQFKLREGMPIGAHVTLRGDRMWEFVDRLVTLALPRIRDFRGLNGKQFDGNGNYTFGLTEQSMFHEIDQDKIDRVRGMDITVVTTAKTDDEGRALLKALGFPFKSED; encoded by the coding sequence ATGACTGAGACTGTCACCAAGATCGTTCCCCGTCTGAAGACCCGCTACGCAGCGGAGATCAAGCAGACCCTGCAGGACGAATTCAACTACTCAAACGTCAACCAGGTTCCCCGCCTCGTCAAGGTGGTCGTGAACATGGGTGTTGGAGATGCCGCCAAGGACTCCAAGCTCATTGACGGTGCGGTCCGGGACCTCACCCAGATCACGGGCCAGAAGCCCCAGGTCACCAAGGCACGCAAGTCCATCGCACAGTTCAAGCTGCGCGAAGGCATGCCGATCGGCGCGCACGTTACCCTGCGCGGCGACCGCATGTGGGAATTCGTAGACCGCTTGGTCACCCTGGCCCTGCCCCGTATCCGTGACTTCCGCGGCCTGAACGGCAAGCAGTTCGACGGCAACGGCAACTACACGTTCGGTCTGACCGAGCAGTCGATGTTCCACGAAATCGATCAGGACAAGATCGACCGCGTACGCGGCATGGACATCACCGTGGTTACCACCGCAAAGACCGATGACGAGGGACGCGCGCTGCTGAAGGCGCTCGGCTTCCCGTTCAAATCCGAAGATTAA